DNA from Candidatus Hinthialibacter antarcticus:
CGGCTGCACATCCTGAGCGAGGCATGGCGCCCCCAACATTACAGCAGCGGCAAAAGAAAGAAGTAGAAGTTTGGTCCAATGTTGCATTGTCTTGTTCTCCTTTGAAAATAGAATGCGTATTTTTATTGCATGGCCTATTGAACTCAAATATGGTTCATCCGGTAAGTGAGTACCTACCTTGATGGATGGCCATTTTTTGGATTCAGAAACGGGCTCCGGCATTTCACAAATTGACAAACCAATCAGGTATGGGTGCAACTCTGGGAGCGCCTGTGCATAAGGGCTTGAAGGCCCGCACTGAAGCAAGCAGAGTTGTACCCATGCCTGATACAGCGAAAGATCAAGAATTCACGAAAAAGCGTCAAAAAACGCAATTCAATTTGTGATAAAGTACCCAAATACCGGAAGAACCTAAAATATTTAGTACATCATCCAATGTTTTAATCGAGTTTGGATCGGCCCCTGCGACCCGATAAAACCGCCGTCGCTCGCCGCCGCCAACGCGGGCGAACCTTCCTGCAATTGAAATCCCGCGCGGCTAAACAACGCAGCATCCGTTTGGGGGTTCGCATAGAGCGGATCAAACGAGGCTTCATGATCGACCGTAACATTGATGTACGATTCGAAGTCAGTCAACACATTACAATACGACGCAATGGCGGCATCCTCTTCATAGTCGTTGGGGTCGTCGATCGTACCGTTAAGAATTCCAGCAACGCCTATTACATTGGTGTTGCTTACGGTGAGTTTTCTGTCGAGCGCGATTGACGCTTCGAGGCGTAATTCAAACAGCTCCGGCGTCTCCACCAGATTCTGGTAGAAATCGCAATGATCAACCGTGATGATGGCTTCTTCCGCGTCAGCCGCCGCATATAGCCCTTCACGGAAACATCCAGCGACAATGCAATGAGTCATCGAGACGCGCCCGCCAATGACACGTACGCCAATGTTTTCCGAGCCAACAATCGCCGTCTGGTCGAAGTCCGCCAGAATTGGTAGTTCGCCCGAATCTTGCTTATCAACATTCACAGAACCACGGTTTCCCAAAAGCGTGCAATTGCGAAATACAATCTTTCCGCCGCCCAGCGTCGCGGCGTTTTCGCAATTGATGATTTGCGTATTTTCGATCAAATGCCCGTCGCCAATTGCGGAACGGC
Protein-coding regions in this window:
- a CDS encoding right-handed parallel beta-helix repeat-containing protein, with the protein product MRLLLFVFLILSITCLPGFTATITVAQDGSGDVNTIQNAVAMAAEGDDILVLDSAVYDEDLAAGPLAGFAAQFTLKAAEGQSPTLRAVNSAERLGAIGAPGADLLGAFFAGCVGVVIEGMTFENPTTDINVLTISAAIALMDCNDVVLRNCTIRGAGGPGTAYSGFNFGVLVSGQTIPSAGIVIEDCLIEQCHYGIQILKGTAGEPTDPSVTIRGCTIQNCNGNGIEMDCASQPNPDEPSRSAIGDGHLIENTQIINCENAATLGGGKIVFRNCTLLGNRGSVNVDKQDSGELPILADFDQTAIVGSENIGVRVIGGRVSMTHCIVAGCFREGLYAAADAEEAIITVDHCDFYQNLVETPELFELRLEASIALDRKLTVSNTNVIGVAGILNGTIDDPNDYEEDAAIASYCNVLTDFESYINVTVDHEASFDPLYANPQTDAALFSRAGFQLQEGSPALAAASDGGFIGSQGPIQTRLKHWMMY